AGATGGAAACAACTGCAATACCACAAATGGTATTCTTACAGATATAGCTAGGAGGATAATATTTGGACAAGCATATAAAATAGACCACATAGCTATGTTACTCTAACAGTCGAACTCCATATGTACCCAATATGTATATGTTCAATTCCATTTTACAAAACTTTCAAGTATTTGAAGAGTTTAAGGAGGATCATATCCTCGTGCCCATTTTCATATATGCATCAGATATGATAACAGACATcgatacttcaagaaaaatgaagtcagAGCAACATTGCCTCATAGTAAAATCGACAGTCATACTGAGACAAATATATCACGTCTAAATACTTGACATAAAGGatgagaaaattttataaacagcTCTGGTGTACCTCAAGAGAATCAAGATTTTCTGGAATGTTCATAGTTATATCAGCTAGTACAACTGAAGAAGCTGTAGTAAATAATCTCTCCATTCGCAATTCAATGTTATCTGGCCAATAATGGTGAAGTCAGAATAAATATTATTAGGACTGAGCAACAACAGCTTACAATACTACCTAGTACTGTATTAGTTTAGCATTGAGTTTCCCCATGTTTCCTTCCTATGTTACTCAAGCTTAAATGTAAGTGTCAGATTTGGGTATGCACTGGGTATACTCaagtttttaaaagtatttccatgtatttggagggttTTGTGACCATGTCAGAAAATATGTCATATCAAACACCTGtttcaagaaaaatgatgagTAGGGAAACATGGTTTCATGCTACTAGACTACAAATTAGATCATAGCAGCTTATTCAAAAacaatgaataataatattttgaatcttGATAAAATTACAGCACAAAGTCATTCTTGAGGATGGTatcattgaaaaagaaaaaataagtacAAATATAAAAGatctaaaaaggaaaaggaagaaTTAGAAGAAACCTAACCTGCATTGTAAGTGCAATCATAATGGCCTCTCCCAATTTGAGCCAACATTTGCAAGAAGTAATGGTTACAGTACAAACCTAGAAAAgtttaaacacaaaaataagtaGCAATGACACAAGAATGAAACAGACAAACAAATGTTGCTCAGATGTGTCGATAGATTGTGTTGGTCGATGAACATGAAAGAGTTAGTGAAGATCATCAGCTGGTATTGACATCAAAAGTTCAGATTTTAGGTTTACCAATTGACCTTAGCCCAATGGCTGACAAAGGTATAAAAGAGGGTGTCAGTTGGTGTAGACTAAACAAGCAGAATGGAACTACTGAGCAATATTACTCAGACTCAACTGTGGGCGTTAGATAGGGTTATCatattcaattcttttttcaagttttttccTTGTATTTATAAAGTTCTTTGAAAGTCACACCTTATGTCTGAATATGGTTGGCACCAATATttcgaagaaaaaaaaatgacattgGTGTCTATGGTTACTACACAATATGTTGGCCACACCAAGGATGCAGACTACAGCTGCAGAAATGCATCAAAAGGGCAtgaatatacataaatatatatatgtatgacatATTCAGTGCTTGGAGGAGGACATACAGTGTTCTTGTACATTTTTATAGAAACACGACTCCAGTTTTCAGAAAAGATTCATTTGTATGCAATGAGAAACCAAATCAACAGATAAAAACAATTGCAGCGAAAGCAGAAAGACAAAGAGGGAAATATGTCCCAAACACCTAAAACCTCACCAATGCCAAAAGTAAATATACGAGGAGAAACTGACCCTCCACTTGTCAAACAACCTTTCACAACATTGCAAATCTCCCTTTCATCTTCAACAGACCCATCAGTTATAAGGAAAACAAGAGGAATGGACTCACTAGTATCAGACAATAACTTCATTGCCTGCAATAACAAATGATAAAACCCTTCCATGTGTCAGTAAATAGTAAATGATCCAGTGATCAGAAAGCTAGAAGCTTAAAGCATTAACTCATAGAATTGATCAGTCGCTTAAATGCTGATAATTGATACCTGTTTAAGGGGCTGCATGATATTTGTACCACCATCTGTAGTTAAAATATTACTACTAAGCCACTGAgttgcttttaaaattgatcCATGAGTAGCCAGCACCATTGTTGGTGAGAATAAGTTACTCTCACtattaaaagtaataatgttaaaagaatCTTGTGGATTGAGCTTAGAGAGTGATGCCAACAATGCATTCTTTACATTCTCAATTGGAAGTCCTTGCATGCTTTGACTTATGTCAACCACAAAAACCACTTCTCTTCTGAATACCTATCAGATACACCTCATGGTATAAGAATAGCCACGatccaaaatacaaaataaaaaaaataaaaaagaagaagaagaaaggaatcTTAAACAAGTATGTTAAGGATACTCCAGTTTAAAGCAACCTCagagattaaaatgaaaagaaccGTAGTTTAGCTTAGTTAGATCATGCAATCACGTGGTATCCTGTAGGCCTAGGATTCGAATCTCAGCATCTACAACTCCTTCCACTATCCCTAGGCTGCGAACTTCCAaacaaaagagagagaaaggaaaagaatcTACCATAATAAAAATCAGTAttgcttgaattaaatttttttcaatattgctCTATATATGTTAGGCTGAAAGAGAATGCAACCTTCAGAGATGGATCTCCAGAAAAACCACATCTCTAGGCCCATATAAAAGGGGATAAAACTCCGAGAAAATGATGTTTTCATGACTGCtttaagaaaatggaaaataaagaactTTAAACCGTTGATAAGtgaaagttatttatttttaactaaccCTCCTGATCTGCTTATTTCCAGGGAAAAGATACAGGCAGAACATCTCCCTTTCATCAAAATCACGCAAGGCTGGAGATTGCAGGAGAACCCCACCAAAAAGGTCACTTGAAGTAACCTATAAAAATTGAAGCAATTAACATCACATATGCATCCTTGCAATGTTATATGACCCTAAACAATCCAAAATAACTTCAACTTAACAGTCAATTGAAGACTAATCAGTTGTCAAAAGATCTTACAGTATAAGCAAAATCAAGGTCGGAAGTTGACCATGCTGGCACTTCTGCTTCATATACAAAACTTAGTTTACGAACCTCCCGACTTAGTTCCTacaaagttataataaaatgtcatcTTTTGTATTGCAGAAGCCAGACATTGTTATGAAATTGTCATACCTTCAGAGGGTAGCTACTACATTGGATCATAAGTTCCGTTCCAGAGCCAGAATTAACATTCAATTGAATCTTTTCTCTCTTAGGGATCTTCTTTCCAACCGGAATGACATATGTCGGAAAACTAAAAGGTACAGTGAGGCAAAACTGACCATCCTTGTAGGGTAACTTTTGTGACCAACAGACTTTAATTGAAACATAAGATCCTCCCTCAACCTAACACATATTTAAAACGTATAACTGTTTGTGAAGATAATGATAATAGATACGCTATATCACCCAGATTCAGATGAATATAGGATACAAtcatacaaatatatatgtactaGGACCGTGCTCGTGCAGTAGGTTGTAACTTAATTTACAAAACTCATGTTGATGAGTTAAACCGAATTGGTTATCTgtctattaaatttatcaatataattatatgtcaTGTATATCCTTATCATATCGATCCATAATAATgtctttattaatatatttaacagtataaaaataaatagttagacattttattttactcaaaaCTTGACATATATGATTTACATGAATAGAATATGACAATggaaggttaaaatattaatcatacaaaaaaatttatcaaggTGTATAAAATTACTTGAATTTTACACCTATGTAAAGAGTTTCTCACCTCAttttcaaatacataattataataaatatataaatattcctATCCAAACCTAACCCAATTATTTAACTACCCAATTAAACCAACCCCCACTCATTacacaataaatttaataagcTCATTAGCCTAGACCAACACAATACCCAATTACCCATGCTCACTCAACCAATTAACCGATATAGTTGGTTATGAAGCCAAGATCGGTCTCAGTTAATTTTGCTTTGGTAAtcgattttctattttttggatTGAAGATCCAAAGTGTTGCATAACCTTAATATATACTGTATGagtataattttctttttgaaattttttcatataattaaatGATCATACCATATTCTTATACCTGAATATGTTAAAAACAACTTTAGCTAACATGATAAACactaataagttaagaaaaataacgagaacaaaaaaagagagtaatTACTTGTGGAATTCTGAAAGTATATATATGAGGGGTCAAGAAGAAACCATCTCCAGATTTGGCAACTTTTTCCATATCTTTAGAATCAGCTAATGTGACCCATTTTGAATTATAGGACAACTTCTCAGTCTCCGAGATGTTAACCTCAACACCTAGAATCGAACCCTGTTAGCCACATCATGTTTATCTTGAGAACCAAGAAACAGTGAAAtgttatatcaaattaaaaaagaaattaaaagaaaaagaaaagcaagaacCCCAAATTTGGCATTATCTAATATCTAATGGTCCCCTGTAGAAAATGCATGAATCTACAGTCATCATATAATTTGTAGACATGAAAAGATCTGTGAATAGTTAAAAAGGCAATTGCTTTaaaagtagaaaataaaatcctaaatcgGTCCACATGAAGAATAAAAAGTTGAATTTAGTGTTAAAAATAGTTGAATTTTCAGTTTTGCCATTCCTTTTACAATTGACAActaataaacatttttaatactaaacaaatattaaaatatttttaaaaatgggaTCAGATGTCAAATTAAAAGGGTTCAACCGATCAATTGcactaaaacatttaaataataaataaataataaactaaatacttaataaaatacttatttaattaaataatacgATCTTTAATATAAATCTCAAATTCGAAACaataatttttgtataaaataattaaaatgaaagattatacttttgcttttgctttttaatatttttccctAACAAACTCTCCACTtgtaaacataaatattaagcTATTCAAAAGCAAAAATCACATTGTTCAACTTTAATTCTTCTTTTATATCATTGTCTAATCTCACCATTTCACGCTAAAAACTTTTTTGTTACTATTCAAAATATTACTAATAATCAGCTCGTTTTccttcaaaaagaaaacagctcctttttataattaaaaaaattcaagtggCTTAAAGAATTGCTACTATATGTTCTTTTTTTGCTCCTTAAGAACTTAAAAACTCCGGTCACGGTGAAGGAGacaatttatttgaattgaactaaattatttattttctttttttttttgaaaaaagtacTAATTAGTTTAGCTACCTGCTCTCCCATTGGAACAGCAACTCGGCAATCACATCTCCGACCGGCCATTATACAGTGCACGCGCCACGCGCCGCTAGCTGTAACGAACGCAGTATCCATCCAACAGTCCACCTCCATGGAAACCTCGTGCATGTGTAACGGAATCAACGCCGGCGGTTCGCACCTACCGTGCACGTACGGCTGGTAGCTAGGTACGTCCGGATTGTCCACCACAGAAGGCTCGGAAACCACCGCATACGCCATAACCGCTGTCGGAAGATAACAACTCTCCGTCGACGATAAAGACCTCGACATTAACGCCGGCGTCGGCGAAGCTCCTTTGCCGTAGTATATTCGCTTTGATAGCATAAGTCCGCATGACACCGACGACGAGAACTCGTCGGCGATTACGCTTTTTTCGGCCATTATAGTGAATGAAATGAATATGCTAGTTcagtaaaagatttttttttttttttgaaatgcaGTTATTTATTATAAGAAGTGAAGATAGAAGAAGTGAAGATGGAAGAAGGAGCTTTATGGAACCTAAGTATATATTGCCACGTGGGAAGTGGCGGCTGTTTATGAGGTGTAGTAATGCACCTCTACAGTAAGTGTACTCTAAGTTTTTATAAAACCCAATAACGTCTTGCCACGTAAGGGtggattaattttatttttggttcttAAAACTAAATCCCAGAAACATTATCTATTGAATATTAGCTAGGGATAAAGTAACATTGTAGCCCCTGAATTTGGCGTCTTTTCTACTTTGGTCCTTTAATTCTTTTAGTTCACATTAGtgttgaaatttgataaattttctcaatttagtccctaaacttggaTTATGTTAAGGTATGATGATGTAAGACTTTGATATTGCACCACATCatcactttataatttttaacttctttaaaaatgttttattaatattttctgtattttttaattttttattttttcaagttaatattttattaaagttaCGAATTTgagactaattttaataaaaaaattaaagatcaaattaaaaaaccactaaatttaaagactaaattttgtttcatctctattatttagtaaaaatagttattatttaaGCAATTCAAAACCTTAAAACCTTAAGCTTATtatctttcaatttatttaattagaatttaaaaatatatattaaaactgCATTATCAGCTTCAACTCGCAACTTCAAAAATATCCTTACAATAAGGATAACAATTTAACTAATATTcgataaattaattatttttaaaaataataataatcaacttttaatttaatcaattttattaatcataGTTTATACAACCGTCGGTCCAAATAATTACATTTGTTCTGTCTATGCGTAAAGATTGGGTTAAATTAATTGTAATCATTCTAATTGACCATTGTTTATTTTCTACTAACTTtgaccttttatttaattattatttaggtCTATTAATTGCTCGtgcttattaaattattaaaattacatcaaatctaatgttaaatatttttttcatatattattattagatttGTTCATGAGTTAGGTTACTTGTCCAAGCTCGAAGGTCCACCCGAATTTTGaaagggtttggacaaaaatattaagcacgaaaaatgagtttaggcaaaaaataaggcccatttaaaatatgagtcagGCTCAGACTTAAACATTCAGGGCCCGAGTCTTATCTACCCTAcctgttttaagtttataatactttatattttgtaatttagaacacattaaatatacataatattactctaatgtaaacatcaaaataatgttaagatgactatataaaaaaatttcaataaataaaaaatgtacacaattatttaataataatataatataaatattttaaaaaaaattaaaaaataatatgggagagcctaaaatgaatttgggttagttttttataaatataaacgaatttggacaaaatttcaggctcAAAAT
The window above is part of the Gossypium raimondii isolate GPD5lz chromosome 9, ASM2569854v1, whole genome shotgun sequence genome. Proteins encoded here:
- the LOC105799043 gene encoding uncharacterized protein LOC105799043 isoform X2, with protein sequence MAEKSVIADEFSSSVSCGLMLSKRIYYGKGASPTPALMSRSLSSTESCYLPTAVMAYAVVSEPSVVDNPDVPSYQPYVHGRCEPPALIPLHMHEVSMEVDCWMDTAFVTASGAWRVHCIMAGRRCDCRVAVPMGEQGSILGVEVNISETEKLSYNSKWVTLADSKDMEKVAKSGDGFFLTPHIYTFRIPQVEGGSYVSIKVCWSQKLPYKDGQFCLTVPFSFPTYVIPVGKKIPKREKIQLNVNSGSGTELMIQCSSYPLKELSREVRKLSFVYEAEVPAWSTSDLDFAYTVTSSDLFGGVLLQSPALRDFDEREMFCLYLFPGNKQIRRVFRREVVFVVDISQSMQGLPIENVKNALLASLSKLNPQDSFNIITFNSESNLFSPTMVLATHGSILKATQWLSSNILTTDGGTNIMQPLKQAMKLLSDTSESIPLVFLITDGSVEDEREICNVVKGCLTSGGSVSPRIFTFGIGLYCNHYFLQMLAQIGRGHYDCTYNADNIELRMERLFTTASSVVLADITMNIPENLDSLELFPSRIPDLSFGSPLIMSGRYKGDFPDTIKVKGRLADMSTFIMDLKVQNAKDMSFDRVAKISLQTSFPSEYTCLILLQTDSEKKVPEPMLLQEIFNKISLPKKGDSKTQKLVSLGCLGVGFGNLTATAKNIPPGANEPKSPEGAEILVNAATNCFSLVLDRCCCMCCIQTLSYMNNQCYIVLTQLCTALACCECINCCYELCECF
- the LOC105799043 gene encoding uncharacterized protein LOC105799043 isoform X1 translates to MAEKSVIADEFSSSVSCGLMLSKRIYYGKGASPTPALMSRSLSSTESCYLPTAVMAYAVVSEPSVVDNPDVPSYQPYVHGRCEPPALIPLHMHEVSMEVDCWMDTAFVTASGAWRVHCIMAGRRCDCRVAVPMGEQGSILGVEVNISETEKLSYNSKWVTLADSKDMEKVAKSGDGFFLTPHIYTFRIPQVEGGSYVSIKVCWSQKLPYKDGQFCLTVPFSFPTYVIPVGKKIPKREKIQLNVNSGSGTELMIQCSSYPLKELSREVRKLSFVYEAEVPAWSTSDLDFAYTVTSSDLFGGVLLQSPALRDFDEREMFCLYLFPGNKQIRRVFRREVVFVVDISQSMQGLPIENVKNALLASLSKLNPQDSFNIITFNSESNLFSPTMVLATHGSILKATQWLSSNILTTDGGTNIMQPLKQAMKLLSDTSESIPLVFLITDGSVEDEREICNVVKGCLTSGGSVSPRIFTFGIGLYCNHYFLQMLAQIGRGHYDCTYNADNIELRMERLFTTASSVVLADITMNIPENLDSLELFPSRIPDLSFGSPLIMSGRYKGDFPDTIKVKGRLADMSTFIMDLKVQNAKDMSFDRILTRRQIDILTCHAWLSKSKELEDKVAKISLQTSFPSEYTCLILLQTDSEKKVPEPMLLQEIFNKISLPKKGDSKTQKLVSLGCLGVGFGNLTATAKNIPPGANEPKSPEGAEILVNAATNCFSLVLDRCCCMCCIQTLSYMNNQCYIVLTQLCTALACCECINCCYELCECF